Proteins from a genomic interval of Roseofilum capinflatum BLCC-M114:
- a CDS encoding PIN domain-containing protein, which translates to MSYLLDTNHCSDIINGNPQVIEALKERSDSTISISIITHAELLYMADKSERVNENRKIVEAFLQNLDL; encoded by the coding sequence ATGTCTTACCTACTCGACACCAACCACTGTAGCGACATCATCAACGGCAACCCACAGGTGATAGAAGCACTAAAAGAGCGATCTGATAGTACCATTAGCATCAGCATTATTACTCATGCCGAACTTCTCTACATGGCAGACAAATCAGAGCGAGTCAACGAAAATCGCAAAATAGTTGAGGCTTTTCTGCAAAATCTTGATCTATAG
- a CDS encoding restriction endonuclease subunit S, whose amino-acid sequence MKLYSAPHTKYKDSDNEWDEFIPADWDEKRVKDIFNLITDTAPENNDFELLSLYASIGVRPRKEMEQRGNKAVTTDGYWMVKKGDIVVNKLLAWMGAIGLSEYEGVTSPAYDILRKASDQVDERFYTYLFRTEKSQAIFKRHSRGIMDVRLRLYFDKFGAITVPFPSISEQKKIAHYLDTKTAQIDRQIDLLTQKAQRYEELKRSLINETVTRGLDKSVPMKDSGIDWIGEIPKHWEVTKLSKTLKKLTNGYVGPTREIMKESGVPYIQGIHIKDNSVKFTPDGYYYVDREWSKKHPKSILKEDDILVVQTGSIGQVGIVPKEFEGANCHALLILRVIDSCFLAKYLLYSLVSQCGFISLHRITTGGILLHINGSKLKGVEVVIPPLEEQLKISSYLDTKTAQIDQIIQTINTQIEKLQELRKTLINDVVTGKIKVTEN is encoded by the coding sequence ATGAAGCTTTACTCTGCTCCTCATACGAAATATAAAGACAGTGATAATGAGTGGGATGAGTTTATACCTGCTGATTGGGATGAGAAAAGAGTTAAAGACATCTTTAACTTAATCACTGATACAGCACCCGAAAATAATGACTTTGAGCTTCTTTCGCTATATGCAAGCATTGGTGTCAGACCTCGTAAGGAAATGGAACAACGAGGCAATAAGGCTGTTACTACTGACGGTTACTGGATGGTCAAAAAAGGTGACATTGTTGTTAACAAGCTCTTAGCTTGGATGGGAGCAATAGGACTATCAGAATATGAAGGTGTGACCAGTCCTGCTTATGACATCTTGCGGAAAGCCAGTGACCAAGTAGACGAGAGATTTTACACCTATCTATTTAGAACGGAAAAGTCGCAAGCAATCTTCAAACGGCATTCACGGGGCATCATGGATGTCAGATTGCGTTTGTACTTTGATAAGTTTGGCGCAATCACTGTCCCCTTTCCATCAATATCTGAACAGAAAAAGATCGCCCACTACCTCGACACCAAAACCGCCCAGATCGATCGCCAAATTGACCTGCTCACCCAAAAAGCCCAACGCTATGAGGAATTGAAGCGATCGCTTATCAATGAAACCGTTACACGCGGTCTTGATAAGTCTGTTCCGATGAAAGATAGCGGCATTGACTGGATCGGCGAAATCCCTAAACATTGGGAAGTGACAAAGTTATCAAAAACTCTCAAAAAGCTGACCAATGGCTATGTGGGGCCAACACGAGAAATAATGAAAGAAAGTGGAGTTCCTTATATTCAAGGAATTCATATTAAAGATAACTCAGTGAAATTCACACCTGATGGTTATTACTACGTTGATAGAGAGTGGTCTAAAAAACACCCAAAATCAATCTTGAAAGAAGATGACATCTTGGTTGTTCAAACAGGTTCCATTGGTCAAGTTGGTATAGTGCCCAAAGAATTTGAAGGTGCTAATTGCCATGCGTTGTTGATCTTGAGAGTTATTGATTCATGTTTCCTAGCTAAATATCTACTTTACTCACTTGTCAGTCAATGTGGATTTATATCACTTCATAGGATAACAACAGGAGGGATACTACTACATATCAACGGTTCAAAATTAAAAGGTGTTGAGGTGGTTATACCTCCTCTTGAAGAACAACTCAAAATAAGTTCATATCTCGACACCAAAACTGCCCAAATAGACCAAATTATCCAAACCATCAACACCCAAATCGAAAAACTCCAAGAACTCCGTAAAACCCTAATCAACGATGTTGTCACAGGCAAAATTAAAGTAACTGAAAATTGA